From the genome of Lutra lutra chromosome 8, mLutLut1.2, whole genome shotgun sequence:
CGAGGCTCaagtccttcccttccctgcagtCATATGCCTCCTGAAAGGTAGAAAGGGCAAAGGTGCTGATGAAGGGCAGAAAGAGCAGATCACTTACCTGTTTGGGATTGGGGGACAGAATTAGAGAATTTCTTGAACTTAGCAATGAAGAAACCATCCATGTTGTGGGTGTGAGGGTAGAAGCGGCGGGTAGAACGCAGGGTGGGGTGGAAGCGCCTTTCTCGAAAGCGAGTAAAACCCTCCTGGCCAAAGTCTAGACCCGTGGGCACCAACCGCACATTCCTCTTTTTCAGGGCATAGTCTACTACCCACTCGTTCTCTTCCACCTGAGTACgtgggggaggcagaaagagaaggaaaagcagagctGGAGCTGAAGGGAGCTCTCAGGGGCAAACACCCCCCTAGCCCCGTCCCCTCAGCTTCTCCACAACAGAGGCCTCACCATGATGGAGCAGGTGCAGTAGACCAGGTAGCCTCCCGTCTTGGACGTGGCATTAACAGAGTCAATGGCACTCAAGAGCAACTCCTTCTGAAGGTGAGCACAGCGCAAGATGTCCTTCTCATCCTGTCCCAAGGAGAGACCGATGCAAGGGTGTCAAGATTTCAAAAAGACAGCGTCAGGAGAAGAGGTGAGCTATTAACTGCTCGGCGTGctcctccacctccccttccagctcCAGAAGGCCCAGCAGACCTCtcagctgtccccacccccactctgggcCCCACCTCCCAACTCTTCACCTTGTTAGTCTTCACAGCTGGGTCTTTGGAGATGACCCCAGTGCCACTACAGGGAGCATCCAAAAGGACTCGGTCAAAGCCCCCCACCACCTGGGGGAAAAGGGTAGGCTGATTAGGTGTCTTTGGCAATCTGCACTGCACCATTACTTCCTAGGGGCAAGTCTAAACACTGTGAGGTCAGGAAGCAGGAAGATGCACAGAGAGGGGGGGCACACCTTGGGAAACTGGCGCCCATCGTAGTGGCTGATGATGGTGTTGGTGACTCCCAACCGGTGCAGATTACCCACGACACTCTTGAGCCTCTCGGCATTGGCATCATTGGCAAGAATCACACCTGTGTTCTTCATCAGCTGGGCTGAAGGGAGAGAGGCACAGAGCTCACCAGCCAGCTCCTCTGCCTCACGCGCCTGCCAGCTACCTTCCAGCCCAAGAACCCACAACTGAATTCTCACCTCTTCGAGGCCACTTCACTCCCAATAAGCTGCCTCCCCACTGTCTACTGTACAGGTCTATCGACCTGCACCCGCTGATGAGCAGGCCTGCCAatgggttttttttattgttactgaGCATCTTTTTGGTCCCACAGACTAACTTACTTCTTTGAAGCACAGCtgttaccccattttacagatagtaAGATCAAGGGCTTGTCCGAGGCCATATGGACAGTTGGTGGCACATGGGGCTGAAACCCAGGCTGACTCCACAGCCTGCACTCCTCACCACTCTGAGCTGCTCTGCACTGTTTTCCTAAACACTAGAGAGTCAGCGACACCATTTACTTCcagaagcagagagccagatggctCCTACCCCTGCCTGCCCACCTCATACCTATGTAGCTGGTCTTTCCTCCAGGGGCACAACACATGTCCAGGATCCGCTCGTGCTCCTGGGGCGCTAAGGCCATGACTGGCAGCATACTGGAGGCTCCCTGAAGCATATAGTGCCCAGCGAGGTACTCGGGGGTAGCACCTGTGGAGGACAACCCATCTGTGAcatgctggggcaggggcagaaaggCCACCTGACAGAGAACACTTACCAATGGGCACAGAAGAATCATACACCACCAGTCCAGTCTTTGACCACTTGCCCAGGGGGTCCAGGTTAACTCCACGGTTAATCAGTGCCTGAACATAAGAAAGATTAAGATTTTAAAACCTCACAGGCTCCTATACCCAGAAAACAGGTGGGAATATGAAAATGTGGTTCTACTGAGGCCCATGGCATTAAACTCCCAGAGCTTATAGGTACAACACAATCATCACAGACTCTTGGACCACAGCCTCACCCATACCATCCTCTGAtgtcctctccctttgcctcaggCTCTAACCCAAGGTCTGAACTCTATCTCAATGGAGCAGACTACCAGCTCCCATCCTTTGTTTCTTGGAACAGAACTCTGATTTTCCAATAGGCTCAGCCCCCTTACCATCCTATAATGTAACGTTGCTGGCTACAGCACATGAAAAATCAGAACCAGGTAGGTCAACTTCGCACCAGAGAAAGACCATACACAGGCCACACCACTGACCACAGAACAGCAggcagggtcgcctgggtggctcagtgggttaaagcctttgcctttggctcaggtcatgatctcagagtcctgggactgagccccgcactgggctctctgctcagcagggagcctgcttcccttcctctctctctgtgtcaaataaataaataaaatcttaaaaaaaaaaaaaaaaaaaaaagaacagtaggcAGTCTTTAACATGGAGTCCCTGAACCCTTGGAAACAATGAGTTGAAAATACTGTTTGTGCCCGTGTGTCATGTCTTTTTCTGGGGGCAGAAATCATAGTTTCACCAGCTCCTCAATGATCTAAAAGGCAGACAACTCCCATTTTGTTCTGAGGCAGCAGAAATTTTATCCTGAAACAGTGTCTCAACCCTATCACAGAGAGCACAGGCTGAAGAGACAAGTTTCCCACTTTACAGAGGTCATCCTAGGCCCCAAGCCAGATAAATCCAACATGACCCTAGGCCTTCCTGGGTCTGCCTCTGAATCATGCCTGTACCAAGAATGCTTACTAAGACCCAACTCcactcctcaccaccacccccgccgTCAAAGTGAGATGGGGTGTCCTGGGGTTAGAAGTCAACACCTCCCTGAGATAAACAAATCTCAAAATCCACCCCTCACCTGAGCAAGGTCTCGGCGCCGGGTTTTCAAGGTATTGGTCCTGAGGGTGATGGGCCTAGGTACCTCATTAGCTTCTAAGAACTCCACCAGCTGGGAAAGCAAAATGGCAGCAAGCAAGTCAGGCTGATCAAGGAGCTCAGCCGGATGACAAAAGAGTAAGGAGGCTGACTGCCTTCCTCACacagtgtcaaataaaaaaggtaagaaaagcagaaagggCATGAGCAATTCAGTAcctcagagagagggaagaggtccATGAGCTTGCCAAGCAGAAAATCTCCATAGGAGTAATAAGTAGCTAGATCCTTCTGAAGCCGGTGCAGATACTCAGAACGAGACCGACCCTCCTCCCGCTGAGTCCCAAAATCACGCAGCACTCCTACTATATCTTGGATGCGCTTGTGAATTCGTTGCAAGTCTGGAGCCTGGGCATGTGGATGTGTTAAGGAACTGTTTCAAGATGTCCCAGGGCTTGGAAATGCGCTCTCCCAAGCACCTGCTCCCTACCCTTCACCCTGCACTGGAAGGATATCCTGCTCCATCtccccagcagggggcagcacaAAGGTCTCCTCCTCATCCACATTGATCTGTAAGCCCCCATCTGTCTCATCATCCTTCTGGGGGCCTGACTCAGGAgaccctttctcctcttcctcctcctcctcagtctcctcctcaCTCCACTGGCCCCTAAAAACAGGTTTAGAAACAGTGATTCACAGATGCAAACAGACACTGGCTCCCCGCTCAATTTCTTCATCCCAGCTGCTGCCCAGTCTCCACCCTAAGAGTTTCCAAAACTTACCCAGCCACAGCTTCCTGGGCCTTTTGCTTCCGAGCAGCCCTCTCAATGGGCAGCAGCTGAAAAAAGAGACAAGGGGCTAGTAATGCAAAGCCTGCCCTTCCACCCTCCCAGGTAGAATTCTCtatgttttattgtttcctgAAGGCAAAAGTAACACCCTTAGAAGTAAGTATGGAGCCTAAAGAAGCAAATGTAAGACTGGCAAAATACTGACCATTGTTGAAACTAAGTAACAGATTCAAGGCTTTCATAAAAACTCTTCtactcttgggcgcctgggtggctcagtgggttaaagcctctgccctcggtttgggtcatgatcccagggtcctgggatcgagccctgcatcgggctctctgctcagcggggagtctgcttcctcctctctctctctgcctgcctctctgcctacttgtgatctatgtctgtcaaataaataaataatcttaaaaataaaataaaattgtgatgtgttttcaagtttgtttcctgtcttttctcATTCACAGATTACCAGCATTTTCATAGACACGATGGCCAAATATTGACTTAGTTTGTAAAGGAATTATAATTTACTTGGGCGTATTTGTTACTTTGGCTGTTTGCAGAGTTTTGGGCATTATGGTCCACAGGGTGCCTGCAAATCTTATAAGAGCAATTCTGTGGAGAAAAGGCAGACTGGGAGAAAGGGTGCAAATGGGAACTTCCTTTTCATCCATTACAACCTTGTATCACctgaggttttctttcttttttttttttttttaagatcttatttactggtttatctgtcagagaaagagactGCATGCAAGCATGCACacgcacaagccaggggaggggcaggcagagggagaagcagactccccactgatcaaggacCGAGATGtgggacaggaccctgggatcatgacccgagccaaaggcagatgagtaaccaactgagccacccaggtgtcccttgccTGAGTTTTTCTAACATATTCATATGCTAATTGTATATTAATActtaaaatagcttttttaaaaaaggttttatttattcatttgacagagatcacaagtaggcagagatcacaagagaggcaggcagagagagaggaggaagcaggctccccgctgagcagagagccaggtgtggggctcaatccccccATGGATCCCTGGGAcaacgacccgagccgaaggcagaggctttaacccactgagccacccaggcgcccctaaaataacttttttttaaagtcatctccacatgcaacatggggttcaaacttacaaccccaagatcaagagtcatgtgctctatcGACTGAGCCAACCTGGTGCCCCTAACTTCTTATACCTCAGTAAATAAATCTCTGTCCATATTCTGGATTGTCTTCTGAAACAGAATTACTAGGTCAAAAGGAATAAACTCTCTAAGGTTCTCAGACAGCAGACGCTTCATTAAAAAACGTGTGCACATTTCTATTCCCCTCAGCAGGGCTCTCAAGTATCCACCTGACTAGGTCCTCACCAACACTGAGCGTCCTGGATTTCAAAATGCTCTCGCCCAGTTTTTCTACTCTTGCGTGTATACTGAGCCAACACAGGTGACAAGAAAACagtggcagaagaaaaaaaccccTTTTCTCTGCTCAGCTTATCCTTGTCACTGAGGGATAATCTCAAGGACCTGGAAACACTAAATGGCAAGGATCCTTCCTGAATACCCTGAGAGCTAAATCTCACCTCTTCACCTTCATTCTCGTCCTCTGAGTTGGAACCAGCGCCATAGTCATCTATCATATCGGCATCACTGTCCTCGGAGCCCCAGAGGTCCCCCTGGTTCAGCACACCATCCTCTTCaggttcttcctcctcctcttcctcctcactgcTGAGGGTTGGTGCTGGACGCTTCCTGCCTTGAGTAGCAGGAAGTAAGAACTGGGCTCCTTTCTTACCAGGTGTCTGGACAGCTCCTCCAGAGATTCCTAAGGGTTTGAAGAATTCTGGACTGATggcagccacacacacacactgatgcaGCCTGTACTTTCTACCCTTAGAAATGTCCTCTGGCTGCTTCTTTCACTCCAGAAATGCTTAGCAAGCCCTTCCGTACCCAGGATCCAGAAGATTCCTCATGTAGCATACATCTCCTATATTCACTGACCTTTGGGTAGTTTTCCAGGCAATGGTTTGGCCCCAGGGAATTTATGTGTCTCAAGGGCTTCAGCAGAGCCCAACCTCCTCTTGGCTGCCCTAAAAAAATGTAAGGCGTTAGGAAATGGAACATATCTCCAGGCTCTGCCACAGAAATGAGAGAGTCCCCAAAAAGCCCCTCCCATCAGTATGAGCACAAGTGACTATGTGACTAAAGATGAGCAATACCAATTTAATCTACGGAAGTCTGAACATCAACACTCACCTTTTTCGAGCACGACTAGACAGCCTCTTAGAATTTTCATCCccagctgtttaaaaaaaaaaaaaaaaagagcaaacagtacatcacaaggaaaatgaaaaagaatattagaaaagaaaagtggggAAAGAATTAATATACTAATTAAAAGAAGTAGATTATAACTTGCTCCACAGAGCTTTATAAGGAGCTGAATGACAAGTGTAAAGGAGATGCTCACTATGTGGTTGTTCATCAACCAAATCCTAACTGGGCCTCCCTCCAGATTTCTGATTTCGATAAACAGCAATACTATAATCCTGGTAACAACAGAGACTCAaaattcatcttttctctctggccTTGGACCTGGTTGGCAGCAACATGGCTAAACCCACCAAGAAGGTCGGAATCAGTGATAGGTTGGTAAATATGGGATCCATCAGGATTCCTCCCTCAGGAAAATGGTGAAGACAAATTGAAATAACCCAGCATGCCAGATACACTTGCTCCTTCTGTAGCAAAACCAAAATGTAACGACTGAGCTAtggtgggcacctgggtcactcagtcggttgggcatccgactcttgattttggatcaggtagtgatctcagggtcatggattctctctgtccctctctttctgtgcccCCCTCTtgcattctaaaataaataaatacaatcttcaaaaaaaaagaaagaaaggaagaaagaaaggaagaaagaggaaagaaagactcCACCGCCTACTGAGCTATGGGTATCTCGCACTGTGGATCCTGCAAAAAGATGGGAGCCAGCAGTGCCTGGACCTACCCCACTTTTGCTGCAGCAGTCGACTCTGCCATCAGAAGACTGAAGGAATTCAAAGACCAGCAGAACTTCCACCATTTCAAACACTGCTAAGTCTATAATAAATGGATTTCTATAACAAACAAAATcgttttttcttctgctttcctctgCTCTCAACTTAATCAGTAACCAACCACAGATTTTTACCTTTGTAACTGCTGTTTTCCATACGTTctccaagaaataaaaagcttatcAAATCTCAGCCCTGTCACTTACATGgccaagttgcttaacctctgaGCATTCATTTCCTTAACAATGTCTCTCTCACAGAGCACCAAGAGAATGAGGTGACATAATGGGTCCAAAGGGTTCAGTATGATGCCTAACACTTtgtaaaaaagatttatattttagagtaagagagggtgcaca
Proteins encoded in this window:
- the NOP2 gene encoding probable 28S rRNA (cytosine(4447)-C(5))-methyltransferase isoform X1, with translation MGRKLDPTKKEKRGPGRKARKQKGAETELARFLPAAGDENSKRLSSRARKRAAKRRLGSAEALETHKFPGAKPLPGKLPKGISGGAVQTPGKKGAQFLLPATQGRKRPAPTLSSEEEEEEEEPEEDGVLNQGDLWGSEDSDADMIDDYGAGSNSEDENEGEELLPIERAARKQKAQEAVAGGQWSEEETEEEEEEEKGSPESGPQKDDETDGGLQINVDEEETFVLPPAGEMEQDAQAPDLQRIHKRIQDIVGVLRDFGTQREEGRSRSEYLHRLQKDLATYYSYGDFLLGKLMDLFPLSELVEFLEANEVPRPITLRTNTLKTRRRDLAQALINRGVNLDPLGKWSKTGLVVYDSSVPIGATPEYLAGHYMLQGASSMLPVMALAPQEHERILDMCCAPGGKTSYIAQLMKNTGVILANDANAERLKSVVGNLHRLGVTNTIISHYDGRQFPKVVGGFDRVLLDAPCSGTGVISKDPAVKTNKDEKDILRCAHLQKELLLSAIDSVNATSKTGGYLVYCTCSIMVEENEWVVDYALKKRNVRLVPTGLDFGQEGFTRFRERRFHPTLRSTRRFYPHTHNMDGFFIAKFKKFSNSVPQSQTGNSGDSTSANLDLPEVKGQVTPKPEGSSQPAKKARVAVNAKQQLQRRKHPKKASFQKQNGISKGTDSGLSTVSCDTKFQAPSKVQESSQPAPEAEVMKGPKVTKKLKQKSATLLSSKKVAFWKQNGPLKGTNNKVPVLSLSKTQATVKPEDSDPPLRNTKGAEKVKQQLPSKRAAFQEQNDTPKGPETSTMSLLSSSRPPPAKRRKSQSRGSSCPVLS
- the NOP2 gene encoding probable 28S rRNA (cytosine(4447)-C(5))-methyltransferase isoform X2, whose translation is MGRKLDPTKKEKRGPGRKARKQKGAETELARFLPAAGDENSKRLSSRARKRAAKRRLGSAEALETHKFPGAKPLPGKLPKGRKRPAPTLSSEEEEEEEEPEEDGVLNQGDLWGSEDSDADMIDDYGAGSNSEDENEGEELLPIERAARKQKAQEAVAGGQWSEEETEEEEEEEKGSPESGPQKDDETDGGLQINVDEEETFVLPPAGEMEQDAQAPDLQRIHKRIQDIVGVLRDFGTQREEGRSRSEYLHRLQKDLATYYSYGDFLLGKLMDLFPLSELVEFLEANEVPRPITLRTNTLKTRRRDLAQALINRGVNLDPLGKWSKTGLVVYDSSVPIGATPEYLAGHYMLQGASSMLPVMALAPQEHERILDMCCAPGGKTSYIAQLMKNTGVILANDANAERLKSVVGNLHRLGVTNTIISHYDGRQFPKVVGGFDRVLLDAPCSGTGVISKDPAVKTNKDEKDILRCAHLQKELLLSAIDSVNATSKTGGYLVYCTCSIMVEENEWVVDYALKKRNVRLVPTGLDFGQEGFTRFRERRFHPTLRSTRRFYPHTHNMDGFFIAKFKKFSNSVPQSQTGNSGDSTSANLDLPEVKGQVTPKPEGSSQPAKKARVAVNAKQQLQRRKHPKKASFQKQNGISKGTDSGLSTVSCDTKFQAPSKVQESSQPAPEAEVMKGPKVTKKLKQKSATLLSSKKVAFWKQNGPLKGTNNKVPVLSLSKTQATVKPEDSDPPLRNTKGAEKVKQQLPSKRAAFQEQNDTPKGPETSTMSLLSSSRPPPAKRRKSQSRGSSCPVLS